A single region of the Herpetosiphon gulosus genome encodes:
- a CDS encoding DUF305 domain-containing protein → MRRLITFVSLIVVLTGCGATSQTSSSTNDHGGDHSTEAPTMDHGSMSMSDLQFLDGMIEHHRGAIAMAKDAQNQASDPRVQELAKQIIAAQEPEIVQLQAWRKQWFGDAPDSDLSALHMGSMDVSAGSESYDRRFLTAMISHHDGAIAMAQSIKVSTQRAELKTFAEAVITAQTAENQQMDTWLQEIK, encoded by the coding sequence ATGCGGCGATTGATAACATTCGTTAGTTTAATCGTAGTTTTGACGGGTTGCGGTGCAACCAGCCAAACCAGCTCAAGCACCAATGATCATGGCGGCGATCACTCCACCGAAGCCCCAACAATGGATCATGGCAGCATGAGTATGAGTGATCTGCAATTTCTTGATGGCATGATCGAGCATCATCGTGGGGCAATCGCCATGGCCAAAGATGCCCAAAACCAAGCCAGCGATCCACGGGTGCAGGAGTTAGCCAAGCAAATTATCGCGGCCCAAGAGCCAGAAATAGTACAATTGCAAGCTTGGCGCAAGCAGTGGTTTGGCGATGCGCCAGACAGCGATTTAAGTGCGCTGCATATGGGTTCGATGGATGTGTCAGCAGGCAGCGAAAGCTACGATCGACGCTTTTTAACCGCCATGATTAGCCATCACGATGGGGCGATCGCTATGGCCCAAAGTATCAAAGTCAGTACCCAACGCGCCGAACTCAAAACCTTTGCCGAAGCAGTCATCACGGCTCAAACTGCCGAAAATCAACAAATGGATACTTGGTTGCAGGAAATTAAGTAG
- a CDS encoding ATP-binding protein — translation MLQSIKQRYWLWFVLSSELIITALHYLTSAHLLPYHSIYRSLYYVPVGVAAVIWGRWAGIGLALFTALVYLPHAHWLDAHSASSWLDNGLEMATLIVVAALVGTLAEREQQAHSRAESLHVYIHDVLASLPVGVATIEQQQLKLQNPTAQILLQPTPTLAQLPQTNGYSEIQVNQIALAVRRSDLHNLQGQPIGAVLVFEDIREQQAIAERIRQAERMAALGQLAGGLAHEARNPLGVVRATSQLLGTKLAQQPNLASYTSVINSEVDRLDRLISSLLDYAHPQALQRQPLAINQLLSEFVAACQPLAAEYSVELQLTSAKAELWVEADRDAIWQILLNLLLNALQASQTGQIIQLESLVAAQQLEIRIQDQGKGIDPAIRERIFDPFFTTRDDGTGMGLALVARSVAEHGGTISFEPGPDCGTLARLRLPLASQGAKQ, via the coding sequence ATGCTTCAATCGATTAAACAGCGCTATTGGCTGTGGTTTGTGCTCAGCAGTGAGCTGATCATCACGGCGCTACATTATCTGACCAGTGCCCATCTATTGCCCTACCACTCAATTTATCGTAGTTTGTATTATGTGCCTGTCGGGGTGGCGGCGGTGATCTGGGGGCGTTGGGCAGGCATTGGTTTGGCGCTGTTTACGGCGCTCGTCTATTTGCCGCATGCCCATTGGCTCGATGCTCATAGCGCCAGTAGTTGGCTTGATAATGGCCTCGAAATGGCCACGTTGATCGTGGTGGCAGCCTTGGTTGGCACATTAGCCGAGCGCGAACAACAGGCCCATAGTCGCGCCGAATCCTTGCATGTCTATATTCACGATGTATTGGCGAGCTTGCCAGTCGGCGTTGCTACGATCGAGCAGCAACAGTTGAAATTGCAAAATCCAACCGCTCAAATCTTATTACAGCCAACACCAACCCTTGCTCAACTGCCCCAAACCAATGGCTACAGCGAAATTCAGGTCAATCAAATTGCCTTGGCGGTGCGGCGCTCCGATTTACATAATCTCCAAGGCCAGCCGATTGGCGCAGTCTTGGTATTTGAAGATATTCGCGAACAACAAGCAATCGCTGAGCGGATTCGTCAGGCTGAACGGATGGCGGCCCTAGGTCAGTTGGCTGGTGGTTTAGCGCACGAGGCACGTAATCCCTTAGGCGTGGTGCGAGCAACCAGCCAATTGCTGGGAACCAAATTGGCTCAACAGCCAAATTTGGCAAGCTATACTAGTGTCATTAATAGCGAGGTTGATCGTTTGGATCGGCTGATTAGTTCGCTGTTGGATTATGCCCATCCCCAAGCATTACAACGCCAGCCGTTGGCAATTAATCAATTGCTCAGTGAATTTGTCGCTGCCTGCCAGCCTTTAGCAGCTGAATATAGCGTTGAACTCCAATTAACAAGCGCTAAGGCTGAATTATGGGTTGAAGCTGATCGCGATGCGATTTGGCAAATTTTGTTAAATCTGTTGTTGAATGCGCTCCAAGCGAGCCAAACTGGCCAAATTATTCAGCTTGAGAGCTTGGTTGCTGCCCAACAACTTGAAATTCGCATCCAAGATCAAGGCAAAGGGATTGATCCCGCGATTCGTGAGCGAATTTTTGATCCATTTTTTACGACTCGCGATGATGGTACAGGCATGGGATTGGCCTTGGTGGCGCGAAGTGTGGCCGAACATGGCGGCACAATTAGCTTTGAACCCGGGCCCGATTGCGGCACATTGGCCCGTTTGCGCCTACCACTCGCATCTCAAGGAGCCAAGCAATGA